DNA sequence from the Agrobacterium tumefaciens genome:
TGGCGCTGAAAGCCGCTGCAACGCTGAAGGACAACGGCATTTCGGCCCGCGTCGTCTCCGTTCCCTGCTTTGAACTCTTCAAGGAACAGCCGGAAACCTATCGCAATGCCATTATCGGCAAGGCGCCGGTGAAAATCGCGGTGGAAGCCGCCATCCGCCAGGGCTGGGATTATTTCATCGGTTCCGACGGCGCTTTCGTTGGCATGCATTCCTTCGGTGCGTCCGCGCCGGCGAAGGATCTCTTCAAGCACTTCGGCATCACGGCGGAAGCCGTTGTCGCCGCAGTCGAGGCAAAACTCGCGTGAGGGCCCCAAGCCCTCACCATTCACGCAAAGACCAAGCCCATATCTTGATCGGGAGACTGTAAATGACTGTAAAAGTTGCCATTAACGGCTTCGGCCGCATCGGCCGCAATGTTCTGCGCGCCATCGTCGAATCCGGCCGCACCGATATCGAAGTCGTTGCCATCAACGACCTCGGCCCGGTTGAAACCAACGCTCACCTGCTGCGCTACGATTCGATCCACGGCAAGTTCCCGGCCGACGTAAAGGTCGAAGGCGACACCATCATCGTCGGTGGCGGCAAGCCGATCAAGGTAACGGCCGTTCGCGATCCGGCAACGCTGCCGCACAAGGAACTGGGTGTCGACATCGCGCTCGAATGCACGGGCATCTTCACCGCCCGCGACAAGGCCGCCGCTCACCTGACGGCTGGCGCAAAGCGCGTCATCGTTTCCGCTCCGGCTGACGGCGCTGATCTCACCGTGGTTTTCGGCGTCAATGACGACCAGCTGACGAAGGACCATCTGGTCATTTCCAACGCCTCCTGCACCACCAACTGCCTCGTGCCTGTTGTGAAGGTTCTCGATGACGTCGTTGGCATCGATCATGGCTTCATGACCACGATCCACTCCTACACGGGCGACCAGCCGACGCTGGACACCATGCACAAGGATCTGTACCGCGCCCGCGCCGCAGCCCTGTCCATGATCCCGACCTCGACGGGCGCCGCCAAGGCTGTTGGCCTCGTTCTGCCGCACCTCAAGGGCAAGCTGGACGGCACGTCTATCCGCGTTCCGACCCCGAACGTTTCGGTCGTCGACTTCAAGTTCATCGCCAAGCGCGACACGAGCGTTGAGGAAATCAACGAAGCGATCAAGTCCGCTTCCAACGGCAAGCTGAAGGGCATTCTCGGCTATACCGAAGAACCGCTGGTTTCCCGCGACTTCAACCATGACAGCCATTCGTCGATCTTCGCGATCGATCAGACCAAGGTCATGGAAGGCAGGTTCGTGCGCGTTCTGTCCTGGTACGACAATGAGTGGGGCTTCTCCAACCGCATGTCGGACACGGCCGTCGCCTTCGCGAAGACCATCTGAGCATAAATCGCTCCATCAAAAAACCGGCAGGAGCAATCCTGCCGGTTTTTGTTTGTCGAAAAAAGCCGGCGGGACTGAGGGATCCCGCCGGCGCCGATCCTGAAGCAAGGCGGGGACGCTTCGGATCGAAACAATCACCGGAGGCGAGAGGAACCAGCCCGTCGCCAGCCTTCCGGCAGGCAACCCTCACTTTCTGTTGTTGATGATGATCGGGTCGTGTGAACCGGCACTGCTCCAGATCGTATCGAAAGTCTGTTGCCGCAAATCACTTTGCTGCATGGAAAGCTTCATCATGCAGTCGGCAAAATCCCGTGAACCTTCAGGGTAGCCAAAGACACGACAACGCTCGCGTTGCGCGGCCATGTTTTCAGCTGTCTGCTCAGTGCTGGAGCAACCCGAAACAATCGAGCCTGCCGCCAGTAATATAAAGATGGATATTCGTTTCATCCGATCGCTCCGGTAATGATGAAAAGCAATTCGGAGATGACAACTAGCGCAGCTGGATTATCGCTATGTTACGTGAAAACACGGCTGCCGAATCTATTTCAACAATCTGCCTATCCCTCCCAAGCAAAAGCTCCATGCGCGGGACAGGCGTTGCTTCAAGCGCGAACCTTCGATCACTCGCCGAAAAAATTCCCATTTCCTGCCTTTGTCTGGTCCATTTTGAGACCGACAAGAAGCACAGGGACAACGGTCGTGCGCAATGCACTTCGGCCCTGCCGTATCATTCGATACACCCCGCCTTGCGTCGCCTTTCAACGCCAACCGACTGAAGCGCTGACAGACCGCAACCCGTGGCGCATTGGCTGCAGACGCGCAGAGCATTCATTGCATCGGCCAACGCGGTTTGAATGAGGCGGTGGACGTGGAATCATTTTATCTCCTGTTGCTCGTGGCAACTGTTCTGGTTCTCGTCGCAGCCTTTTCCAGCCTCATCGCCTTCCGGTTCGGCGCACCGCTGCTGCTGCTCTTTCTGATGATCGGCCTTGCCGCGGGCGTAGATGGCCTCGGCATCGAATTTACCAACAATCCGCTCGCTTATATGCTCGGCTCGCTTGTGCTTGCCGTCATTCTTTTCGACTCCGGTTTCGGCACGTCGATACAATCCTTCCGACTTTCGGCACCCCCCGCCGTCGCACTTGCCACAGTCGGTGTCATCCTCACTTCCGTCTTTTTCGCCGGCGCGGCCGCCCTGCTCCTCGGGCTCTCCTGGCTGGAGGGACTGTTGCTCGGCGCGATCGTCGCCTCCACGGATGCGGCGGCCGTGTTCTTCCTGCTGCGCATCGGCGGCATCCATATCCGCGATCAGGTGCGCTCGACGCTTGAAGTCGAATCCGGCACCAATGATCCGATGGCGATCTTCCTCACCATCGCCTTGGTCGAAATCATCGCCAAGGGCCAGGGGCTGGCCGGCATCGACAGCGGCTTTTTGCTGCTTTTCATTGAGCAGATGGGGCTTGGCGTGATTTTCGGCCTGCTCGGCGGCGTCATGATCGCCACCGTGGTCAATCGCTTCGCCGCCGACCGCGGGCTTGCGCCGATCTTCGTCCTGGCGCTGGCGCTGCTTGTCTTCTCTTTCACAGGGACAATTGGCGGCAGTGGTTTTCTGGCGGTCTATGTGGCGGGCATCGTTGCCGGCAACCGCAGGATTTTCGCCAAGGAGACCATCAGACGTTTCCATGAGGGGCTGACCTGGCTTGCCCAGATCATCATGTTCCTGATGCTCGGCCTTCTGGCCACCCCGTCGCAATTTCCGGCAATCGCCATCCCGGCCGTGCTGCTGGCGCTTTTCCTGATCTTCGTCGCCCGCCCGCTCGCGGTGTGGCTCAGCCTCATGCCCTTCAGCTATACCCAGCAGGAAACATCCTTCGTGGCATGGGTCGGCCTGCGCGGCGCGGTTTCCATCCTGCTTGCCATCATGCCCATTCTCGGTGGGCTCAACGATGCGCAGATCTATTTCAACGCTGCCTTCATCATCGTTTTGGTATCGCTGCTGGTGCAGGGCTGGACCATCAAGCCGGTGGCGACAAGGCTCGGCCTGATCGTGCCCCCGCGCATGGGCGACGTCGACAAGCTGGAAGTGGACCTTCCCGGCACCGCCAATCACGAGCTGATTTCCTACCGTGTCGCCAAGGGCAGCGCCATCATGCAGGGCGAGCGCATTCCACGCTGGGCGATGCCCTCGCTCGTGGTGCGCGACGGCAAGTCGATCCGCTACCAATATGCCGGCCGGCTGCGCGAAAACGATCTCGTCTATCTTTTCATCGCGCCCGGCTATTCCCGCCTGATCGACCGGCTGTTCGCCAGCGCCCTGCCGGTTGCCGATGACGACGCCGATTTCTTTGGCACCTTCGCGATCTCAC
Encoded proteins:
- the gap gene encoding type I glyceraldehyde-3-phosphate dehydrogenase, yielding MTVKVAINGFGRIGRNVLRAIVESGRTDIEVVAINDLGPVETNAHLLRYDSIHGKFPADVKVEGDTIIVGGGKPIKVTAVRDPATLPHKELGVDIALECTGIFTARDKAAAHLTAGAKRVIVSAPADGADLTVVFGVNDDQLTKDHLVISNASCTTNCLVPVVKVLDDVVGIDHGFMTTIHSYTGDQPTLDTMHKDLYRARAAALSMIPTSTGAAKAVGLVLPHLKGKLDGTSIRVPTPNVSVVDFKFIAKRDTSVEEINEAIKSASNGKLKGILGYTEEPLVSRDFNHDSHSSIFAIDQTKVMEGRFVRVLSWYDNEWGFSNRMSDTAVAFAKTI
- a CDS encoding potassium/proton antiporter, with the translated sequence MESFYLLLLVATVLVLVAAFSSLIAFRFGAPLLLLFLMIGLAAGVDGLGIEFTNNPLAYMLGSLVLAVILFDSGFGTSIQSFRLSAPPAVALATVGVILTSVFFAGAAALLLGLSWLEGLLLGAIVASTDAAAVFFLLRIGGIHIRDQVRSTLEVESGTNDPMAIFLTIALVEIIAKGQGLAGIDSGFLLLFIEQMGLGVIFGLLGGVMIATVVNRFAADRGLAPIFVLALALLVFSFTGTIGGSGFLAVYVAGIVAGNRRIFAKETIRRFHEGLTWLAQIIMFLMLGLLATPSQFPAIAIPAVLLALFLIFVARPLAVWLSLMPFSYTQQETSFVAWVGLRGAVSILLAIMPILGGLNDAQIYFNAAFIIVLVSLLVQGWTIKPVATRLGLIVPPRMGDVDKLEVDLPGTANHELISYRVAKGSAIMQGERIPRWAMPSLVVRDGKSIRYQYAGRLRENDLVYLFIAPGYSRLIDRLFASALPVADDDADFFGTFAISPARPAKELDAAYGPGLISQTEQAMSIAELIEARLAGKADYADRVRLGSIVLIVRTLDEHEAITGIGISLEPVEPATSLPIFISFGEIIRRVRDHLAQRRQLRSGNAIEDTAAPSNAVRENEA